The Cyprinus carpio isolate SPL01 chromosome A10, ASM1834038v1, whole genome shotgun sequence nucleotide sequence AAATGTTACCGAAACTAAAGAGCAGACTAAAATTGCTTGTTGTTAAAGGGACTTTAGCtaagggctgggcgatatatctaacgatatgatcatgcgcatctagtcagtaaatctggttccttgattaccgctaaatcgccatcacctgctttcaaatggagcggcatttaatagacagagccgtagatcactgacaagctacgcaatatcgcgttcattatcccagatgaatcgcctttgataatcaacgcgatattgcgtacattgtcagtgaactacggctctgtctattaaatgccgctccatttgaaagcaggtgatggcgatttagcgctaatcaaggAACCACAAAAACTAACATTTATGTATTAGGATTGCATATACAACCTTCATCTAGATGAAGCTTAGCTAGCTTTAGCATTGTTGTTCTTCATGTACTCTAAGAACCAATACCACAATGGAGTGATGGTGCGGTCAAATTTATGGTTGTTCAACGCATTTTGACAGGGgaaaatgcagtcatttcaataggaatccatgcaatCAGGGATTTTGTCTGAGTGTAAATGATTTACCCGCAGATTTTGCATCAGGTTCAGGTTGGTCACACGGATTCCCACACTGACCAAAAGAAAGCTGctttgtttgaaagtgacttttgtgtgagctgtgcttcatacattaaTACCCTATTGACAACAGACAATGGACCATTTGCGTCTGCAAATTTTTGACCACACCTTTAGACATTGTACTGCCATCTATTGATGTGGATCAGCATGATGGTCTCTGAATGCCACTGTGCAGGTTTTTCTTTGTGaagtttggttagcagtgactgaaacgcagctttacacacaactgtcagtctgcatgcgagggtcttgagactccagtagcttcaaacacatttctgctgctcagcagtggcttttttttacagctggcattacaatacagttcatttgtttgacagaaactttccttaacaAATATTTATCTAACCAAgctcttctgtgctctaagtcactcacaaatcttttgacagttcaataatttctattagcttttcgcaaaatagtatttgttttgatgccttttgcaagacattgcattgtttcatacttttcatcttcagaaagatctttttTCCTCACcctatttcatgagaactgtgacttgcttaataatgtggaacaacctctttaactagggtttccatttacctaagaagacctgacaaactattgaccaaacctgtttGAGATTGATACatttatctaaaaagatgtgaaaaacaacacaaacaaaaatctgactctttattgtaccgaagtcctattgatatgtcacttgcataataatttggaacgcggTGTACAGAGGTGGCAGCCAATTAGCATAaggattattttttaataaaaagatctAAAACCACCCActaataacactttttttcactaaaaaaaatgaccaaaaaatatatttttttcactcaaaaactgaggtgcaaaAGCTAAGATCAATAAAGCCTATGTCCAATAATTTCCAAAAAGAGATTAAAAACCTGTgcaaactgaaagaaaacaagttataatatagcataatgaaaTAACTGCAAGCAATTTGTTTTGTCTGGAAACACTGGGTAAAGGTTTTTCAgggttaatttatttatatacatttatatagccGCATGGAGTAATAAGTATCTCTAATTTGAAGTCATTCAATTGCAGAACATTTTTCGTATTCCCATCTTGGTGAAGCAGGACATGATACAGGATGTATCTGTGGTACCAAGCTTTATTTGGGACATATCATTGCATATCATCTGCGTAGCAGTGGAAAGCGTGTCATGACTACACATAATTTGacccaggggtaacatgtaacACGAAAAGGTAACACAGCACATTGAAAAAAGGTGTAAAACTACACatcaaactataataataatgttgttgtgtTCTCAAGTATTCATTAAGTCTCCTGCGTCCAAGGTTTTAAGAATTTCAAGTGTCTTCTAGAGTTTTAAAAGATACTTCAATAttttcacacactgtgctcaAATTTGCTAAGATGAAGGCTGGGATTTCCATGTGAATGCAGTCAGTTCTCATCCAATTCCTAACCTTGCTCTATCAAAAGCTGTCTTATTTGTCTCACATTTATTGCTCTTAAGAAATTTAAGGACGAGCATCTGAGAAAAAGGTGATGTTTACTGTGCTGTGATAAAGCAACCTCTGAGCAAGCAGTGATCATTTATCAGCCTGAAACTGACAtgtcactttctttctctctctagaCAATATAGATGATGAATTAGAGATGACAATGGTCTGCCATCGGCCGGAGGGTCTTGAGCAGCTTGAGGCACAGACGAACTTCACCAAGCAAGAGCTACAAGTCCTTTACAGAGGCTTCAAAAATGTATGCTGCCCGGTATTTCTCATCCTTTGCATCACTCCCACATCTGCACATTTACTTTACACAAATATCTTTTGACACATTTTGGAATCTGATAAGAAGCTTATGGTGTTTATGTAATGTATCCTTATGCCTCAATATCTTCTCTTATGAATCATCACATCTCATCTGCATATACTGTCCCCGTGGTTCTGTTTGCTGTGTCTCATCTGTcttgaaaacttttattattcCTCTGTGCATTATCCAGCATGTCACTAATCACTGTGTGCTAGCCTCAGGCAACAGTCAGCTAGTCATATTTCACAATACCAGCATTCACACGCTCtattaaacacacataaacagtgAGGCTCAGCAACCCACACAACATATCTGTTGGGTTAAAAAAGCTTTACCAAAAACACTGTGTAGTATTTTATGGCAATGCTTCTCAAccttttttgtttgtgcattgAAGCCAATCATATTTTTCACCATTCTCATGAAAATAACATAactgcaggtgttttttttattaaaatgtgtaattattaaaaatgtataaagatcacatttataattataatacagaaatattttaataaaaatattataatattctattctattatttaaCTAATCCAATTATATCTACTAAGGGCCTGTGGAGCTTCAATTATTATATCCAATTTGCATATGCAAGACTCAGTCTCAAGCCgatatgtttataattttaataatatgttttcttttcctctcagGAGTGTCCAAGTGGAGTGGTGAATGAGGAGACATTTAAACACATATATGCACAGTTTTTTCCACATGGAGGTATTTAAAAAAGAGATATCCTTAAATATAACATACTTTTTACAAGTACAATGGCtacattttagaaaattaaaGTGTCTAATGTTTTCATCTGTTGTCATTGCTGTACCAGATGCCAGCACATATGCACATTATCTCTTCAATGCGTTTGACACCAGAAATGATGGATCCATAAAGTTTGAGGTAAAAACAAATTGTGCCATTCTGGCaatctatatacatacatacatacatacatacatatatacagtacaggtcaaaagtttggaaacattactatttttaatgtttttgaaagaagtttcttctgctcatcaagcctgcatttatttgatcaaaaatacagaaaaaagtaatattatgatatattattacaatttaaaataattgtttttaaatttattatactttaaattattatttatttctgtgatgcaaagctgaatttttaggatcattatcacatgatcctttagaaatcattctaatatgatgattcattatcaaagttggaaacagttctgctgcttaatattttttcagaacatgtgatacttttttaggatactttgatgaataaaaattaaaaaaaaaaaaaaaaaagaagctatgtttttaaaatataaatattttgtaataacaatatacactactggtcagtaatttggggtcagtaatttttttcttttcttttttctttttaaaataaaatcaatacttttattcagcaaggatgtgttaaattgataaaaagtgatagtaaagaaaatatattattagaatatatattattaggaatttttttttttcttttgaataaatgcagttctttttaactttttattcatcaaatatatcaaacagcagaactgtttccaacactcataataaatcagaatattagaatgatttctaaatgatcatgtgatagactggatgttacatgtgacactgaaggctggagtaatgatgctgaaaattcagctttgcatcacaggaataaattattttttttaaattatattcaaatagaaaactattattttaagttgtaataatatttcacaatattactgttttttttctgtatttttgatcaaataaatgcaggcttgatgagcagaagagacttctttcaaaaacattaaaaatagtaatgtttccaaacttttaacctgtactgtatattctgGCTCTCTCTCAGGACTTTGTGATGGGACTATCTACACTATTGCGGGGGACGGTCAGAGAGAAACTAGAATGGACATTTCATCTCTATGACATTAACAGAGATGGACTTATCAATAAGGAggtatatcatatttatataggCAGCAATAATTAACGTCACTTAATTCAATAACTCACTCAGTCTTCATGTACCTCACAGGAAATGACAGAGATAGTGCGGGCCATCTATGACATGATGGGGAAGTACACGTATCCGGCTTTAAAAGGGGATGTACCAAAACAGCATGTGGATTCCTTCTTTGAGGTCAGTATCTAGTAATTAATTGTTTacttaatgttaaataaaagtgaaagttttgcaacaaaattaaaaaaaaaccaaataataaataaatacacacacacacacacgtttgttttttgtgaattgtggggacattccataagcataatggtttttatactttacaaactgtatattctattgccctacacctaacactaccccttacaggaaactttgtgcatttttactttctcaaaaaaactcattctgtatggtttataaacgttttgaaaaatggggacatgggttatgtcctcataagtcaccctctccttgtaatacctgtgtcatacccatgtcattatacaaagttgtgtcctgatatgtcacaaaaactcgcacacacatacatacatatatatatatatatatatatatatatatatacatacacacacacacacacacacacacacacacatatatatatatatatatatatatatatatatattatacacattaatTAAAATCGTGTTATAATGTGGCTCATAATATACTTCATTTTCTTAttgatttatacatttcttttaattttgtgataaaaCATTTGCATGAATAGTTATATTCATCCATAGCAATTCTCTATGTGTGATTtttacagacaaaacaaaaaatgtcagaGCAAACAAAATCAATTTTCTCTCTCCTACagaaaatggacaaaaacaaagaTGGAGTTGTAACATTAGAAGAGTTTGTCCTTGCCTGTCAGGAGGTATGTTCATATAGTACATGCTGTAATTTATTTGCCTTATTCTTTTGGTGAATTTGGAACTGCATACTGGCATCCTTTTACTACTTTTGTCATATCTTTCTGctttaatagtaatagtaatctTAAACATGCCAAATGATTCATGGCTCAAAAACAGCATTAGTTACTTGAAAAAGCCAAATACTGTAtgattataaaaagaaagaaagaaagaaagaaagaaagaaagaaagaaagaaagaaagaaagaaagaaagaaagaaagaaagaaagaaagaaagaaagaaagaaaatgtaattgGATCAAGTTTTGCTGAAAAGTTTATACTGCCTCAGTGTGGGCAAACTGATGaattgcatccaaaaaaaaatctcttttttttttttttcaccaggatGAAAACATGATGAGATCCATACAGCTCTTTGAAAATGTGATgtagagaagaagaaaagaacaCGCAAGAATGCAAGAGGGATTTTACGTTTAAACATATATTTGCTATATTTCACTGAACTGAGTTCTGGGGGAATGATGGCCAGAGAGGGATGAGAGTCTGTGggctttgtttttctctctctgttcaaACTTTGTAACATATTCAGTGTTGTTTCTTGCTGGTTTTTTGGGAAATTGCCAGCCCAGAATCCACTTTGATCCAGCCATGGAAGAATACATATGTTTGAAAGGCATTTCCTGACTAGTGGGTGGTGATGGTCAACATCCTTCTTCTCTACGAAAAAGAAAGCCACTCAAGCTTTTTTCATTTGCTTGACCCTAGAGCTCAGGACTCTACATTTGTTGTACTGGAACTGCATTCAGGAGGAAATACAGCCTCCTTTGCTTGCGTTCTTTGCCAAAAGAGCTTGCATGAGAAAAGCCAGCAGATTTGTTCCCTATGAGTTGCTAGAAAATAATGCTGGCCTTCAAAAATATCGaattttatgatgtatttatCTATGACATGGGGTTTAAAGGATAATTAATTGAATGTTGATTTTGTCTTGTGTTGTAAACATTGTTTATTAGCAATTGCTGTTTCCAGTCCACCCGCTTAATGTACGTCTCAGTACTTGCCAAGTCATTTCTGCCCACCAGATCATAATTAATAAGGTGGGACAGAAGTTAAAAGCCTGTGTGTCCAAGTATGGAAGTCAGGAGTATTCATGAAACAACTAAATCACATCTGTATTCAAACCCAACAAATGACAATCTAGTCCCTGGATACCCTTCTGTCCCCAGATACCTCTGCATACTTTCAAGAAGGACAAATAGAAGgtagaaaaagaaggaaaaataataattatgtatgggtcagtgtcaGTTGGAAGACATATAAGCTATGTATATACTTGCAAGTATGGTGCCACGTGAAGAAATGTCCAATGAGGCAGATACAAACTGTGAAAACAAAGTAACAGAAATATGCTGTGCAATTTAAATCTCAGTCAAAACCGattaaaaacatttgtggaaTAACATTCAGCTGTGTTTTCTTATTTCATTGTTTATACTCTGAAGATTTGGGGTTATTCTGtagggttattattatttattttccctaGGTGCTGGTAGAGTATATGAATGACATCactttattgtgaattattattattaccatttaaaaacttGATTAAAAAACGTGATTATGACATCTCACATTcattatgtttaatgttaatcatttatattaaaatgtttcattgctTGCTTTGCTAGAGAGACAaccgaatatatatatagagagatagatagatagatagatagatagatagatagatagatagatagatagatagatagatagatagatagatggatagatacacacacacacacacacacacacacacacactacagtactttaataatcttttttgttttacttcgaacaatcatttttacagtgcatttctTTGATCAGTGCACACAATTCGCGAGTGGAATACATGTAATTTAAATCTTCCATGACACGTTTAGCCGGATAAATGTCAAACTCTAGTCTGCATCTCAATCCAGCCCCAAACTCGTGAAATGGAGCTGATTCATTGGCTGGGCAGGAGGACCGTCCCAGTAATGGGCGTGATATACTCAATGTGTCCATCCTGCGCTTGAGCGCACGGCACAGTTCAGTCTACGTACAGCCACTTATATAGCCTACAGAGATGGATCTCGAACAAATGGGACCCCAAACCTTCCTGTATGGTATGTGACGCGATAAATACTTATCTTGATCCGTTCGTGTCATATAGTCTATTAGAGCACACGTATAGTACGTAAACGCGGTAGAATGCACTTGTAAGAGCAGGGCGTACGTTAGTGTAGCCTGCCACCCACCCCAAGTTATATTGTCAGACTTAACTTGCTTAAAACACATGTTGATGTGTTAGTTGGTATAAATGCATTGTAATATAGCTATTAAATGGCTGGATGCGGAGTGACATTAAACTACAACACGTGCAGAGCATGCATTGGCACTAGCTAATCGGTTAGCACTAGATTATTCACATAGTGGCAGTTAGCAATTAATCGGACACCTATTTATGTTTATTCTAGCCTTTATGATCAAATTCGAAATTTTTACAAACTGAATAAGTTATTAATACAATGAATCCTGCACGCGCTCTCTAAACACGTGCATTGGCGCTCCAAAATGGCGTCACTGTGCTCCACGTGTTCGATGAGACAATGCGCCAAATGACTAAATTTCGTTTGCTAGCCTTTAACTTTAAATTGTATTCTTCATTATATTTCATAAGTCAATTGAATGCTCATTAGTACTTTCGTTTGCCTAACAAACACAACCAGGTTATTTGCTCTAATTATACCAACGGTAATGACGTTTGAAACTATTGGCATCAGTGTTCTCCATCATCAAACGTTAACGTACTTGCTTACAATGGAAACGCGACCCTGGTTTAAAAATTTCGTCTACATTGTCGGAGCTTGAACAGTAAATTAAGATTTAAACCTGTAGAGCATCTCACAAATCTTGCCACGTGTAGTTCCTTGCTTCCACATGAAGCCATGGCtacattttgttagttttgttgcAGTAGAACGtcgttttaaatgtaattatctctctctctaaaaacgTAGGCTATAAAAATGatcgtgaatgaatcgttctttGGAGCCAGATTACCATATTTCAATTGATCGGTTCACGAAACCGGGCAGAATGATTCTTTCACGAATCGGATTGAATCAGACTGAGCAGTTCACTGACTCCTTTATAAACCAAGATCTGTATTGTGGACCACGTGCCAAAGTAAATGAATCACTTCATTGGTTTGAAGAGAGAATTGCTTGAGAATACAGGTTTACAGAAGTAAGTTAAACTTCTCATTAAAGGATGTAtcttaatgctttttaaaataaacttgtttgcttgtttttgcaGGTTGTGAGCTCAAAGCAGGCAAGGAGGTCAGTTTTAACCCAGAGGATGACGATTATGATCATCAGTTATCAGTCAGAATGGTAAGTGGCCTATTTTAAACGGTCCTTCAATTTTCAGCAacttttaaatttcatatttaaggcatttatttttgttattgttgcagGCCTGCGTTGGTCCCACAACAAAAGACGAACTGAATGTTGTGGAGATCGAAGGGCAAGATTCAGAGGGTCAGAAGGTCAAGGCAGTTCTGGCCACACTTAAGCCGTCCTCTCTCCCCAGCGTAAGTACAATGTCCATCTAGTGGGTAATGTCATTTCACACATCTTTTGGCTCTTGTTGGTTTTAACTAAAGATGTGTTGATATTCCAGGTGTGTTTGGGTGGGTTTGAGATCACTCCACCTGTTGTGTTCCGTCTGCGCTCTGGTTCCGGTCCAGTTCACATTAGTGGACAGCATCTCGTCAGTGAGTATTTCATAATACTTGAAGAAGTGTATTATTATTTGGGATTGTCTTAGATAAAAGCTAATGGAAAACTGCTTTGGGAATTTTCAGGAAGCTTCTTATTTTTTGAACTTTTCTTTCAGTCATGGGAGGAGACCAGTCCTTTGAtgaagacgaggaggaggaggaggaagaagagacaCTGACCACAGCTAAGAAGAGGCCAGCGTTGGTGACTCAGAAGCCTTCAGTAAGTTCTGGAATTAATTAGGATCCTATAATtgagatgtgtgtatgtgtaatttGTGGCTCGTTTTCTAACCAACTTTCTCTCATAGAAAAAAATGAAGTtggatgaagaggaggatgatgatgatgatgacgacgatgatgatgatgatgagtaaGTGTTGTTTTAGTCATCGATGTAAAGTCATGCGTATTTAGTGTTTtagaaatagtattaaaaaaaaataataaaattaaatgatatttcCATTT carries:
- the LOC109073233 gene encoding Kv channel-interacting protein 1-like isoform X1, producing MAGCTSRCRQGVLKLIQSLQRLVSGTLSKDNIDDELEMTMVCHRPEGLEQLEAQTNFTKQELQVLYRGFKNECPSGVVNEETFKHIYAQFFPHGDASTYAHYLFNAFDTRNDGSIKFEDFVMGLSTLLRGTVREKLEWTFHLYDINRDGLINKEEMTEIVRAIYDMMGKYTYPALKGDVPKQHVDSFFEKMDKNKDGVVTLEEFVLACQEDENMMRSIQLFENVM
- the LOC109073233 gene encoding Kv channel-interacting protein 1-like isoform X2, whose protein sequence is MGAVVGTLTLQTRQRQPSRDNIDDELEMTMVCHRPEGLEQLEAQTNFTKQELQVLYRGFKNECPSGVVNEETFKHIYAQFFPHGDASTYAHYLFNAFDTRNDGSIKFEDFVMGLSTLLRGTVREKLEWTFHLYDINRDGLINKEEMTEIVRAIYDMMGKYTYPALKGDVPKQHVDSFFEKMDKNKDGVVTLEEFVLACQEDENMMRSIQLFENVM
- the LOC109073234 gene encoding nucleophosmin-like isoform X2; this encodes MDLEQMGPQTFLYGCELKAGKEVSFNPEDDDYDHQLSVRMACVGPTTKDELNVVEIEGQDSEGQKVKAVLATLKPSSLPSVCLGGFEITPPVVFRLRSGSGPVHISGQHLVIMGGDQSFDEDEEEEEEEETLTTAKKRPALVTQKPSVKKNEVG
- the LOC109073233 gene encoding Kv channel-interacting protein 1-like isoform X3 yields the protein MGVVLGTFSMHTKQVTFRTDNIDDELEMTMVCHRPEGLEQLEAQTNFTKQELQVLYRGFKNECPSGVVNEETFKHIYAQFFPHGDASTYAHYLFNAFDTRNDGSIKFEDFVMGLSTLLRGTVREKLEWTFHLYDINRDGLINKEEMTEIVRAIYDMMGKYTYPALKGDVPKQHVDSFFEKMDKNKDGVVTLEEFVLACQEDENMMRSIQLFENVM
- the LOC109073234 gene encoding nucleophosmin-like isoform X1, which codes for MDLEQMGPQTFLYGCELKAGKEVSFNPEDDDYDHQLSVRMACVGPTTKDELNVVEIEGQDSEGQKVKAVLATLKPSSLPSVCLGGFEITPPVVFRLRSGSGPVHISGQHLVIMGGDQSFDEDEEEEEEEETLTTAKKRPALVTQKPSKKMKLDEEEDDDDDDDDDDDDE